In Clostridia bacterium, one DNA window encodes the following:
- a CDS encoding HPr family phosphocarrier protein encodes MIEKKVVVKNKDGLYARLAAVLVQVASKYSSKVWIKKDDKQVNAKSIMGIMSLGISQGETVVIGAEGKDEQKAVEELYDIMNSEFKE; translated from the coding sequence ATGATTGAAAAAAAAGTGGTAGTTAAAAATAAAGATGGCTTATATGCGAGATTGGCTGCAGTATTGGTACAAGTAGCTAGCAAGTATTCTTCGAAAGTTTGGATAAAAAAAGATGACAAGCAGGTTAATGCTAAAAGCATCATGGGTATTATGTCACTTGGAATATCACAGGGAGAAACTGTTGTGATAGGTGCAGAAGGGAAAGATGAACAAAAGGCAGTAGAAGAATTGTATGATATAATGAATTCTGAGTTTAAAGAATAA
- the whiA gene encoding DNA-binding protein WhiA: MSFSTKVKNELARIEGDNAADKKAELAAFVQMAGTIQIKGNKRMNLLVSTENAAIARRIYSSIKKLYRVQSDVIVRKGKKLKKCNRYIIAITYPGMARKVLVDLGILEKSKSGTMQLSNSIKEDMIKSESAKRAYLRGAFIGGGSVSNPEKTYHMEFVCHNREFSQCLSQLINSYNLSSKIIDRKGNYVVYLKEGEQVAEVLKIIGAFSSLLKFEDIRVYKDIRNNINRLVNCETANISKTIDAAVRQIDNIMYIKESIGFNKLPDNLREIARLRLENTHASLKELGQMLSPPIGKSGVNHRLRRLEKIAQDLKMRRGSFKHD; this comes from the coding sequence TTGTCATTTTCTACTAAGGTTAAGAATGAGCTAGCAAGAATTGAGGGCGATAATGCAGCAGATAAAAAAGCAGAACTTGCAGCTTTTGTTCAAATGGCCGGTACTATACAGATAAAAGGCAATAAAAGGATGAATTTGCTGGTATCTACTGAAAATGCTGCCATTGCACGTAGAATATATTCATCTATCAAAAAGCTATACAGGGTACAAAGCGATGTTATTGTCAGAAAAGGGAAAAAGCTTAAAAAATGCAATAGATATATAATAGCTATTACATATCCAGGAATGGCCAGGAAAGTGCTTGTTGATTTGGGTATACTAGAAAAAAGTAAAAGTGGTACTATGCAGCTGAGCAATAGCATAAAAGAGGATATGATAAAGAGCGAATCGGCTAAAAGAGCTTATTTAAGAGGCGCTTTTATAGGTGGTGGTTCTGTAAGCAATCCTGAAAAGACGTATCACATGGAATTTGTATGTCATAACAGGGAATTTTCCCAATGTCTTTCGCAGCTGATAAATTCATATAATCTATCATCTAAAATAATTGATAGAAAGGGTAACTATGTAGTATACTTAAAGGAAGGAGAACAAGTTGCAGAGGTGTTGAAAATAATTGGTGCTTTTTCATCTCTTTTAAAGTTTGAGGATATTAGGGTATATAAAGACATCAGAAATAATATCAATCGTCTGGTTAATTGTGAGACGGCTAATATCAGCAAAACCATCGATGCTGCAGTTAGACAGATAGACAACATAATGTACATTAAAGAAAGCATAGGATTTAATAAACTTCCTGATAATCTAAGAGAGATTGCTCGTTTGAGACTGGAAAATACCCATGCTAGTTTAAAAGAATTAGGGCAGATGTTATCACCTCCTATCGGAAAATCTGGTGTCAACCACAGATTGAGGAGATTAGAGAAGATTGCACAGGATTTAAAAATGAGAAGGGGGAGTTTTAAGCATGATTGA
- a CDS encoding DRTGG domain-containing protein, whose product MTTKHNKILEYIESLKAGTRISVRKVAAKLNVSEGTAYRAIKEAENRKLVSTIQRVGTVRIEKIEKKNIEKLSFGEITNIVDGTVLGGFEGLGKTLNKFLIGAMTVDEAEKYINRGDLLIVGNREECYRLALEKDASVLITGGFGCSDEIKEIANKKKLPIITSSYDTFTIATLINKAIYERLAKKDILLVEDIMAKDPFYLKETDKVEQWKNLFYSTTHTRFPVVDKKNNVVGIITAKDVTEAQNDEMIKNRMTRDLITLDQKTTVAYASYIMIWEGIELIPIVEDGKLIGVISRRDVMKAMQYMRSQPQVGETMEDLLLSNFSITSNSKVVKFTGEVEPAMLNRLGVASWSAIIMLMSTAAVVATKRQRKLEPMPDSFIVYFIKPVQIEDKISLIVNTIDSGRHYCKIEVEVRDRYKTLARGMMSAKIFRR is encoded by the coding sequence ATGACTACAAAACATAATAAAATTTTAGAATATATTGAAAGTCTCAAAGCAGGTACTCGTATTTCAGTGAGAAAAGTAGCAGCAAAATTAAACGTGAGTGAGGGAACTGCATACAGAGCGATAAAAGAGGCAGAAAACAGGAAATTAGTGAGCACTATACAAAGAGTTGGGACTGTAAGAATTGAAAAGATCGAGAAAAAGAATATCGAGAAGCTGAGCTTTGGGGAGATAACAAATATTGTTGATGGTACCGTTTTAGGCGGATTTGAAGGTTTAGGTAAAACCTTGAATAAATTCTTAATAGGTGCTATGACGGTAGATGAAGCAGAAAAATATATAAATCGGGGAGATCTATTGATTGTAGGTAATAGAGAAGAGTGTTATCGTTTAGCCCTAGAAAAAGATGCGTCAGTGCTAATAACAGGAGGATTTGGTTGTAGTGATGAAATAAAAGAGATTGCAAACAAAAAGAAGCTTCCTATAATCACCTCTAGTTATGATACATTTACCATCGCAACCCTTATCAATAAAGCTATATATGAAAGACTTGCAAAGAAAGATATACTTTTAGTAGAAGATATAATGGCAAAAGACCCCTTTTACCTAAAAGAAACGGATAAGGTAGAACAATGGAAAAACCTCTTTTATAGCACTACCCATACTAGATTTCCGGTAGTAGATAAAAAAAACAATGTAGTTGGTATAATTACCGCAAAAGACGTGACGGAAGCCCAAAATGATGAAATGATAAAAAACAGGATGACACGAGATTTGATAACTTTGGATCAGAAGACTACCGTTGCATATGCTTCATATATAATGATATGGGAAGGAATTGAACTTATTCCTATAGTTGAGGACGGAAAGCTCATTGGGGTGATAAGCCGAAGAGATGTCATGAAGGCTATGCAATACATGAGAAGCCAGCCCCAAGTGGGAGAGACTATGGAAGATTTGTTGTTGAGCAATTTTTCTATAACTTCTAATTCTAAGGTTGTAAAGTTTACCGGTGAAGTGGAGCCGGCAATGTTAAACCGGCTGGGAGTTGCCAGTTGGAGTGCTATTATAATGCTCATGTCTACTGCTGCTGTTGTGGCTACAAAAAGACAGAGAAAATTAGAGCCTATGCCGGATAGCTTCATAGTATATTTTATAAAACCTGTACAGATAGAGGACAAAATTTCATTGATAGTGAATACTATCGATTCTGGAAGACATTATTGCAAGATTGAAGTAGA